Proteins from a genomic interval of Rubinisphaera italica:
- a CDS encoding YybH family protein — MRSLLLSLTCLLTLSAITVSGDEPEKSTPQDLVRQQLSEYLTAFNDEDSKKIASLWSQNSVFTNLSTGEKTEGREQIISDLKQFFADNENALLTAETSSFKQLGESVIQVTGNTRLQLNDGTVESTNFEVLFTKENKNWKIASITESAQVAASAKESLKQLDWLVGTWQDDSDQVIATTSCKWSATEVFLLRTFVIETEDGTSQGTEVIGWDPQFQQIRSWSFFSDGTFGSGFWSKNGDSWVIKSVHTLPTGQLAESIRELSEITEESLQVTLTSSSIDGELQPSREPVRVRRVPKATTKTVEGGQE, encoded by the coding sequence ATGAGATCTCTGCTCCTGTCTCTCACGTGTCTGCTGACACTTTCTGCAATCACAGTTTCAGGAGACGAACCTGAAAAATCCACTCCACAAGATCTCGTGCGGCAACAATTAAGTGAGTATCTGACAGCATTCAACGATGAAGATTCCAAAAAAATTGCCAGCTTGTGGTCACAAAATAGTGTTTTTACAAATCTCTCTACTGGAGAAAAAACAGAAGGTCGCGAGCAAATTATTTCTGATCTGAAACAATTCTTTGCAGACAATGAAAATGCATTACTAACTGCAGAAACTTCCAGCTTTAAACAACTTGGTGAGAGTGTAATTCAAGTTACTGGTAACACCCGTTTGCAACTCAATGATGGAACTGTGGAATCAACTAACTTCGAAGTTCTATTTACGAAAGAAAACAAGAACTGGAAAATTGCATCGATCACAGAATCTGCACAGGTAGCTGCTTCAGCCAAAGAGAGCTTGAAACAACTCGACTGGCTGGTAGGAACCTGGCAGGACGATTCCGATCAGGTGATTGCGACGACTTCCTGCAAGTGGTCTGCCACCGAGGTTTTTCTGCTGCGTACATTTGTTATTGAAACAGAAGACGGGACCTCTCAGGGAACAGAAGTGATTGGATGGGACCCGCAGTTTCAGCAAATTCGATCCTGGTCGTTCTTTTCAGACGGCACGTTCGGCTCGGGGTTCTGGTCGAAAAATGGAGACAGCTGGGTGATAAAAAGTGTTCACACACTTCCAACAGGTCAACTTGCAGAAAGCATTCGCGAACTCAGCGAGATCACAGAGGAATCGCTTCAAGTCACCTTGACAAGTTCCTCGATTGATGGAGAACTTCAGCCTTCACGTGAACCAGTCAGAGTGCGTCGTGTTCCCAAAGCCACAACAAAAACTGTTGAAGGAGGACAGGAATAA
- a CDS encoding DoxX family protein, which yields MAISPKRKIAGWILSGLLAVMLIGLSASGKFTEWEGKAEMMDKLGYPMDVIKAIGVVEVVVTLLFLIPQTSFVGAILLTGYLGGATATHVRIGDPFFMPIIIGVLVWIALGLRTPGIFALAIGKSPIDSTNSKVQITE from the coding sequence ATGGCGATCTCTCCAAAACGTAAAATTGCAGGCTGGATACTGAGTGGACTTCTGGCTGTCATGCTGATCGGACTAAGTGCCAGCGGAAAGTTTACCGAATGGGAAGGTAAAGCTGAGATGATGGACAAACTTGGCTATCCGATGGATGTCATTAAGGCCATCGGAGTTGTTGAGGTTGTTGTCACGCTATTGTTTTTGATCCCACAAACCAGTTTTGTGGGAGCGATACTGTTAACGGGATATCTTGGTGGAGCGACGGCAACTCATGTTCGCATCGGTGATCCATTTTTCATGCCGATCATTATTGGTGTCCTCGTGTGGATTGCATTGGGACTGAGAACGCCCGGTATTTTCGCCTTAGCGATAGGCAAAAGTCCTATCGATTCCACGAACTCCAAAGTCCAAATTACAGAGTAG
- a CDS encoding YciI family protein, which yields MALEELVQLCHKLPTKQQYLGAAQLHAAKTATCVQVRNGQQIVSDGPYVETKVQLGGYFLIDVKDREAAIAIVAQIPGSRCGTTEIRPVIEVFNLPDLLPSPQQTQQ from the coding sequence GTGGCTCTTGAGGAATTGGTCCAGTTGTGTCATAAACTGCCCACAAAACAGCAATATCTGGGTGCGGCTCAACTACACGCTGCAAAGACCGCGACTTGTGTTCAAGTCAGAAACGGTCAGCAGATTGTTTCCGACGGGCCTTATGTAGAAACCAAAGTACAACTCGGTGGTTACTTTCTGATCGATGTGAAAGATCGCGAAGCCGCCATTGCGATCGTGGCTCAAATCCCTGGCTCTCGTTGCGGAACCACTGAAATCCGACCTGTAATAGAAGTCTTCAACTTGCCCGATCTGCTTCCTTCACCCCAACAAACACAACAATAA
- the aroE gene encoding shikimate dehydrogenase yields the protein MICVSIGRTRLKMMRAEHEALAKAGAQLVELRLDWLKHVSDISPLLKDRPTPTVITCRRAEDRGKWKGSEQERMMLLRSAIVDGVDFVDLEVDIAKSVPRYGKTKRLVSYHNFEETPDTLSDIYESLIDQDADVVKIVTMANSPADGVRMLELVASAKKPTVGFCMGEFGLFTRILCGKYGSPFTYASFSSERELAPGQISYRDMIQLYRHHEIKETTKVYGVLGDPIAHSYSPRIHNDAFADQGIDAVYVPFRISEQHFEESLKALRRINVEGYSVTIPHKQRAMQAVDHVDEEVKTIGATNTLYRNNRGIWFAANTDLEAAMTTLREACKKAGWPEGGFNNRKVLILGSGGVARAIGLGVVSGGGQLTIAGRTKAKAKELSEQLKCQYCTWENRGSQTPDVLINCTPIGMFPNMNESPFEQNWMKEGMVVFDTIYNPENTLLIKYAKQRNCFVGSGLEMFVQQAAAQYECFTGQKAPMKTMKESLRTAISPIRK from the coding sequence ATGATTTGTGTCAGTATTGGTCGCACCCGTTTAAAAATGATGCGTGCAGAACATGAAGCGTTGGCGAAGGCTGGTGCTCAGTTGGTTGAACTTCGGCTGGACTGGTTGAAGCATGTTTCCGATATCTCCCCCCTCTTGAAAGATCGTCCTACGCCGACTGTGATTACCTGTCGGCGCGCGGAGGATCGGGGAAAATGGAAAGGATCCGAACAGGAACGCATGATGCTTTTGCGTTCTGCCATTGTCGATGGCGTCGATTTTGTCGATCTGGAAGTTGATATCGCAAAATCAGTGCCGCGTTACGGGAAAACAAAACGTCTGGTGAGTTATCACAATTTCGAGGAAACTCCAGATACATTATCTGATATTTACGAGAGCCTGATCGATCAGGATGCGGATGTCGTGAAGATTGTCACGATGGCAAACAGCCCGGCCGATGGCGTGCGAATGCTGGAACTGGTCGCCTCTGCCAAGAAGCCGACGGTTGGATTTTGTATGGGCGAATTCGGGCTGTTCACGCGTATTTTGTGTGGGAAGTACGGATCCCCCTTCACCTATGCCAGTTTCAGCAGCGAGCGGGAACTGGCTCCGGGGCAAATTTCCTATCGAGACATGATCCAACTTTATCGTCATCATGAAATCAAGGAGACGACAAAAGTTTACGGCGTCCTCGGCGATCCCATTGCACACAGTTACAGCCCCAGAATTCACAACGATGCGTTCGCTGATCAGGGAATCGATGCTGTCTATGTTCCGTTCCGCATTTCTGAACAGCATTTTGAGGAGTCTTTAAAAGCATTGCGACGCATCAATGTCGAAGGATACAGTGTGACCATTCCCCACAAACAGCGGGCGATGCAAGCGGTCGATCATGTCGATGAAGAAGTCAAAACGATTGGAGCAACGAACACATTGTATCGAAACAATCGTGGCATCTGGTTTGCAGCCAATACGGATCTGGAAGCCGCAATGACGACATTGCGTGAAGCGTGTAAGAAGGCAGGCTGGCCAGAAGGAGGATTCAATAACCGCAAGGTTCTTATACTGGGATCCGGTGGCGTGGCAAGAGCGATTGGACTGGGCGTTGTGAGTGGTGGTGGCCAGTTGACGATTGCAGGACGGACCAAGGCCAAAGCGAAAGAGCTTTCCGAGCAGTTGAAATGTCAGTATTGCACGTGGGAAAATCGGGGGTCACAAACTCCCGATGTTCTCATCAACTGTACTCCCATTGGCATGTTCCCGAATATGAATGAATCGCCATTCGAGCAGAACTGGATGAAAGAGGGCATGGTTGTCTTCGATACGATTTATAATCCTGAAAACACATTGCTCATCAAATATGCAAAACAGAGAAATTGTTTTGTGGGAAGCGGGCTGGAGATGTTCGTGCAACAGGCAGCCGCTCAGTACGAATGCTTTACGGGTCAAAAAGCTCCAATGAAAACGATGAAAGAATCTCTGCGGACAGCCATTTCACCGATTCGAAAATAG
- a CDS encoding AAA family ATPase gives MPKELKLLIQVGHPLIFIESSDEIRALKLISQVSEELTRSNLCWSMTEGLTRIPDYVKDNRELIRPDQVLPPGKAQDVLQHLIKNPQKGIYVFKDLGPHCKDALVHRLMRDLMQIASKEKMTLIMLDALAVPDEIKRFAFRYEIGWPSVQELEDVVRETYQKIREESYVEVNSNLRRRDMDQLVQSLRGLSCCQASRVVASVIYDDHHLDGADLPRIIEGKRQLLSSTGCLESIAADFSPDDIGGLTNLKTWLAQRRDGFSPKAVEDGLESPRGVLMLGIPGCGKSLCAKVVAADWGMPLLRLDPGVLYQKFIGESESQLRQALRQAEAMAPVVLWIDEIEKAFASASASSADGGLSKRMFGSLLSWMQDHRHPIFLVATANDISALPPELMRKGRFDEVFFVDLPDKEARKHVLKIHLKRRKMNPKGFDLDQLADHCEEFSGSELEQVVISAKFAAHQENTPLADKHLIQEMQNTRPLAMLSAEKVRHLRQWAVDRCVSAD, from the coding sequence ATGCCCAAAGAGTTGAAACTGTTAATCCAGGTAGGTCACCCCTTGATTTTTATTGAATCCTCCGATGAGATTCGAGCGCTCAAACTCATCAGCCAAGTGAGCGAAGAATTAACTCGTTCAAATCTCTGCTGGTCGATGACGGAAGGCTTGACCAGAATTCCTGACTACGTGAAAGACAATCGAGAGCTGATTCGCCCCGATCAGGTTCTCCCGCCCGGCAAAGCTCAGGATGTGTTGCAGCATTTGATTAAGAATCCGCAAAAGGGGATTTATGTCTTTAAAGATCTCGGGCCTCACTGCAAAGACGCACTTGTGCATCGGCTGATGCGCGATTTGATGCAAATTGCCAGCAAAGAAAAAATGACTCTTATTATGCTGGATGCGTTAGCCGTTCCTGATGAAATCAAACGTTTTGCATTTCGCTACGAAATCGGCTGGCCGAGTGTGCAGGAACTGGAAGATGTTGTCCGCGAAACTTACCAGAAGATTCGCGAAGAAAGTTACGTGGAAGTGAATTCCAATTTGCGACGACGCGATATGGATCAACTCGTGCAAAGTTTACGAGGCTTGAGTTGCTGCCAGGCTTCGCGGGTCGTTGCCTCAGTGATCTATGATGATCATCATCTTGATGGGGCCGATTTGCCGCGTATCATTGAAGGAAAACGTCAACTCCTCAGTTCTACGGGTTGCCTGGAATCGATTGCGGCGGATTTCTCGCCCGATGATATCGGCGGATTGACGAATCTGAAAACATGGCTGGCTCAACGACGGGATGGCTTTTCTCCCAAAGCAGTGGAAGATGGCCTGGAATCGCCTCGTGGCGTACTAATGCTGGGGATTCCCGGCTGCGGAAAGAGTTTATGTGCGAAAGTGGTCGCCGCAGACTGGGGTATGCCTCTGCTGCGTCTCGATCCGGGTGTGCTCTATCAGAAATTTATAGGGGAATCGGAAAGCCAGTTACGACAGGCTCTGCGTCAAGCAGAAGCGATGGCTCCGGTAGTTTTGTGGATTGATGAAATCGAAAAGGCATTTGCCTCCGCCAGTGCCTCCTCAGCTGATGGCGGTCTTTCCAAGCGGATGTTCGGCTCCCTGCTCTCCTGGATGCAGGATCATCGGCATCCCATTTTTCTCGTCGCCACCGCCAACGATATCTCAGCATTGCCACCTGAGTTAATGCGTAAAGGCCGGTTTGATGAAGTCTTCTTTGTCGACCTACCCGATAAAGAGGCCCGTAAACACGTTCTGAAAATCCATCTGAAACGACGGAAAATGAATCCAAAAGGCTTCGACCTCGATCAACTGGCAGACCACTGCGAAGAATTTAGCGGGTCAGAATTGGAACAGGTGGTCATCTCCGCAAAATTCGCTGCTCATCAGGAAAACACTCCTCTGGCGGACAAACATCTCATTCAGGAAATGCAAAATACTCGACCGCTCGCCATGCTGTCCGCAGAAAAAGTGAGACATTTGCGACAATGGGCAGTTGATCGCTGTGTTTCTGCAGATTAA
- a CDS encoding DUF447 domain-containing protein, producing MPYVLEGLITTLDDDSKINLAPMGLIPTLNAAGEIEQFTLRPYPESQTYRNLLDHPEGVFHLTDRVLLLAQAIAKRLDYSNLELTPAESIRGFQLKNACQAYEFQITEIDDSSLRKVMRAEVVSITNFRPFHGFNRGCHAVIEAAILASRVHMQNPSSILAELEGLKVIVEKTGTSETMEAFELLVEYVQSFHKMAKESSC from the coding sequence GTGCCGTACGTTCTTGAAGGTCTGATTACAACACTCGATGACGATTCGAAAATCAACCTGGCCCCAATGGGCTTGATTCCAACACTCAATGCAGCCGGGGAGATTGAACAGTTCACGTTGCGTCCTTATCCCGAATCGCAAACTTACCGTAATTTGCTCGATCATCCTGAAGGTGTTTTTCATCTGACCGATCGTGTCTTACTGTTAGCGCAAGCCATTGCCAAAAGACTTGATTATTCAAACCTGGAATTGACGCCCGCAGAAAGCATCCGTGGTTTTCAATTGAAAAACGCGTGTCAGGCGTATGAGTTTCAAATCACGGAAATTGACGATTCCTCATTGCGAAAAGTAATGCGGGCGGAAGTAGTTAGCATTACCAATTTTCGCCCTTTTCATGGATTCAATCGTGGGTGTCATGCAGTCATAGAAGCGGCCATTCTCGCTTCACGCGTTCACATGCAGAATCCATCCAGCATTCTCGCAGAGCTTGAGGGTTTGAAAGTTATCGTTGAGAAAACCGGGACTTCAGAAACGATGGAGGCCTTTGAATTACTGGTCGAATATGTCCAATCTTTTCATAAAATGGCAAAGGAATCTTCGTGTTGA
- a CDS encoding 3-keto-disaccharide hydrolase → MNPRNSLFKLTTVLGVCVTFLIGISLQAEEKLNTPPEGFTALFNGKDLSGWEGLVGNPKTRAEMSAEDLAKAQKIADEDAHEHWKVKDGVIVFDGKGKNLCTIKDYGNFEMYVDWKIEPKGDSGIYLRGSPQIQIWDPTEEERNAVGSGGIFNNKIHPSSPTECADNPIGEWNTFYIKMVGDRVTVKLNDKLVVDNVVMENYWERDKPIYPKEAIELQNHGNTLYFRNIYVKELP, encoded by the coding sequence ATGAACCCCAGGAATTCACTTTTCAAATTGACGACCGTGCTTGGAGTTTGCGTCACGTTTTTAATCGGGATTTCTTTACAGGCTGAAGAAAAACTGAACACTCCCCCAGAAGGCTTTACCGCTTTATTTAACGGGAAAGATTTATCCGGCTGGGAAGGCTTGGTTGGAAATCCCAAAACAAGAGCTGAAATGTCTGCCGAAGATCTTGCGAAAGCTCAAAAAATCGCCGATGAAGACGCACACGAGCATTGGAAAGTCAAAGATGGTGTGATCGTTTTTGATGGCAAAGGGAAAAATCTCTGCACCATTAAGGATTACGGCAACTTTGAAATGTACGTCGATTGGAAAATTGAACCCAAAGGAGATAGCGGCATCTATTTGCGAGGCTCGCCACAAATTCAGATTTGGGATCCGACTGAAGAAGAAAGAAATGCTGTTGGATCGGGAGGTATCTTCAACAACAAAATTCACCCAAGTTCACCGACAGAGTGTGCTGATAACCCGATCGGAGAGTGGAATACCTTTTACATTAAAATGGTCGGCGATCGGGTCACTGTCAAACTGAACGATAAACTTGTTGTCGATAATGTCGTGATGGAAAACTACTGGGAACGCGACAAACCGATTTATCCTAAAGAAGCCATCGAACTCCAAAACCATGGCAACACACTTTACTTTCGCAATATTTATGTGAAAGAGTTGCCGTAA
- the obgE gene encoding GTPase ObgE, protein MFIDEITLICRAGDGGRGCMSFRREAHVPRGGPDGGDGGDGGDIIMVASEHMNSLGHLAGHIHWNADRGSHGEGDLCRGKSGKDTIIEVPAGTLIKDAERGHVLKDLAHPGDRVVVAKGGRGGRGNKRFATATNRAPREVEPGEAGEERRVSLELKMIADVGLVGKPNAGKSTLLSRITRATPEIANYPFTTKHPNLGVVEVGWDQDFVVADIPGLIEGAHAGIGLGHEFLRHVERTRLLVHLIEPMPMDQTDPVENYHQIREELRLYDLELDKRPEIIVITKSELPDAEAAVELLQETVNQPVHLISAVTGQGLDTLKRLIVKKLDEIKEVEAAAE, encoded by the coding sequence ATGTTTATTGATGAAATTACGCTGATCTGTCGAGCCGGGGATGGTGGACGAGGCTGCATGAGCTTTCGGCGGGAAGCCCACGTCCCACGTGGCGGACCCGATGGTGGGGATGGCGGCGATGGTGGCGATATTATCATGGTCGCCAGCGAGCACATGAACAGCCTGGGACATCTGGCAGGACATATCCACTGGAATGCTGATCGGGGGAGTCATGGTGAAGGGGATTTGTGCCGTGGTAAAAGCGGGAAGGATACAATCATTGAAGTTCCAGCCGGCACGTTGATAAAAGATGCCGAGCGTGGGCATGTGCTAAAAGATCTTGCTCATCCGGGAGATCGTGTTGTCGTCGCCAAAGGTGGGCGGGGTGGACGTGGAAACAAACGCTTTGCGACTGCCACCAACCGGGCACCGCGCGAAGTCGAGCCGGGTGAGGCGGGAGAAGAGCGTCGCGTTTCTCTGGAATTGAAAATGATTGCCGATGTCGGTCTCGTTGGGAAACCAAATGCTGGCAAATCGACTTTGCTCAGTCGTATTACACGTGCAACACCGGAAATCGCGAATTATCCTTTTACGACCAAGCATCCCAATCTGGGTGTTGTTGAAGTCGGCTGGGATCAGGATTTTGTTGTCGCCGATATTCCCGGTTTAATTGAGGGCGCCCATGCAGGGATCGGTCTGGGACATGAGTTTCTAAGGCACGTCGAACGGACACGTTTACTCGTGCATCTGATTGAACCGATGCCGATGGATCAAACAGATCCGGTTGAGAACTATCATCAGATTCGAGAAGAACTTCGGCTGTATGATTTGGAACTGGATAAGCGTCCAGAAATTATTGTCATCACAAAAAGTGAATTGCCAGATGCAGAAGCTGCGGTCGAATTGCTGCAGGAAACGGTCAATCAACCGGTGCATTTAATCTCAGCAGTAACAGGACAGGGGTTGGACACTCTCAAGAGACTGATCGTTAAAAAACTGGATGAAATTAAAGAAGTTGAAGCGGCAGCTGAGTGA
- a CDS encoding sugar phosphate isomerase/epimerase family protein: MPNRMNADDFLPRSPRGKSHKNQEQTNPKSRPQVDAMSPVALRLAVSQMTTKKWSFRDELDMTRELGLKHVGLWRWKYEEESEQRTADLLEDYCLNVSSISWIGGFTGTNGYLLEDILEESKKVIRFASWIGARTIVVSTGERGTHIHKHVMRVVRESLLELADFAAEFDIHLAISPMSPSTAHGWTFITSLRKCRELLEQCNHEHIGLCLHGFHSLQERHWKAELRPLLSKLKLVRLSDGLTASKPRKQCLPFSGKMNLVAMLEFLESNGYRNLYEIDTWSDDVWQCEQIEPFQKCLQDIITNFPPASDQ; encoded by the coding sequence GTGCCGAATCGGATGAATGCTGATGATTTCTTACCCCGAAGTCCTCGGGGAAAATCTCATAAAAACCAGGAGCAGACGAACCCTAAGTCGCGGCCACAGGTTGATGCGATGTCACCAGTTGCTTTACGTCTGGCGGTCAGTCAAATGACTACCAAGAAGTGGTCGTTCCGGGATGAACTTGATATGACCCGTGAACTCGGTCTGAAGCATGTCGGTTTGTGGCGGTGGAAATATGAGGAGGAGTCGGAGCAGCGCACTGCCGATTTGCTCGAAGACTATTGTTTAAATGTTTCAAGCATTTCCTGGATTGGAGGCTTTACCGGAACCAATGGGTATTTGCTGGAAGATATTCTAGAAGAGTCTAAAAAAGTCATTCGGTTTGCCAGCTGGATTGGTGCCCGAACGATTGTCGTTTCAACTGGGGAGCGTGGAACACACATCCACAAACATGTCATGCGGGTCGTTCGGGAGTCTCTTCTGGAACTTGCTGATTTTGCCGCTGAGTTTGATATTCATTTGGCAATCTCTCCAATGTCCCCATCGACTGCCCATGGCTGGACATTCATCACATCCTTGCGAAAATGTCGAGAATTACTGGAACAGTGTAATCATGAGCATATTGGTCTGTGTCTGCATGGATTTCATTCACTGCAGGAACGTCATTGGAAAGCGGAGTTGCGGCCCCTGCTCTCCAAGTTGAAACTGGTCAGACTGAGTGACGGTTTGACTGCCAGCAAACCCCGTAAGCAATGTTTACCGTTCAGCGGGAAAATGAATCTGGTGGCGATGCTGGAATTCCTGGAATCGAATGGGTACCGTAATCTGTACGAAATCGATACGTGGAGCGATGATGTCTGGCAATGTGAACAGATTGAACCGTTCCAGAAATGCCTGCAGGATATTATTACCAATTTCCCCCCCGCTTCGGATCAATGA
- a CDS encoding PTS sugar transporter subunit IIA: MSTPQMMTIEDLARYMGRDLREVEKMAAKNLIPGRKVDGKWTFQLNEIRTWIEGEFDNYSPDEWANLEVSQQSEDVDQDFPVSSLLTPANIEIPIQARTKRSVLERLVHLAGKTWQVWSPDEVLKAVVERENTQSTALEGGIAIPHPGKPMPEAVGESVISFGRSINGIPFGGTRGLTDLFFLILCRDNTTHLQILARLGRLFLIPGFVAQLREAETPEDAWQVIADAEKTLG, encoded by the coding sequence ATGTCTACCCCTCAAATGATGACGATAGAAGATCTTGCCCGTTATATGGGAAGAGATCTTCGTGAAGTCGAAAAAATGGCAGCCAAGAATTTAATTCCAGGGCGAAAAGTTGACGGGAAATGGACTTTCCAACTCAATGAAATCCGCACGTGGATCGAAGGGGAATTTGACAATTATTCTCCGGACGAGTGGGCAAATCTGGAGGTCTCGCAACAATCTGAAGATGTCGATCAGGATTTTCCTGTCAGTAGTCTGCTCACACCCGCCAATATCGAAATTCCCATCCAAGCTCGAACAAAGCGATCTGTACTGGAACGACTGGTTCATTTAGCTGGAAAAACCTGGCAGGTCTGGTCTCCCGACGAAGTTCTGAAAGCGGTCGTCGAGCGGGAAAATACCCAAAGCACGGCTTTGGAAGGGGGAATTGCCATTCCTCACCCGGGAAAACCGATGCCGGAAGCTGTTGGGGAATCAGTTATTTCTTTTGGACGATCCATCAACGGCATTCCTTTTGGTGGGACTCGAGGATTAACGGACCTCTTTTTTCTGATTTTGTGCCGGGATAACACGACACATCTCCAAATTCTAGCCCGTCTGGGCCGCCTGTTTCTAATCCCCGGCTTTGTAGCACAACTTCGCGAGGCGGAAACTCCAGAGGATGCCTGGCAGGTAATCGCCGATGCTGAAAAAACGCTCGGCTAA
- the ilvD gene encoding dihydroxy-acid dehydratase, translating to MSAPLNKYSAHITQPRSQGASQAMLYGTGMSEEDMNRAQVGIGSVWYEGNTCNMHLLDLAAKVKEGVQAAGLVGMRFNTIGVSDGISMGTDGMSYSLQSRDLIADSIETIMGAQWYDGLVTLPGCDKNMPGCMMAMGRLNRPSLMVYGGTIKAGCGLQKEKLDIVSAFQSYGQYLAGTITEEERKEIVKRSCPGAGACGGMYTANTMASAIEALGMSLPYSSSIPAVDPDKYQECLAAGAAVKYLLEQDIKPRDIMTREAFENALVIVMALGGSTNAVLHLIAMARAVDVPLTIDDFQSVSDRTPFLADLKPSGFFVQEDLHSIGGTPAVLKYLMEEGFITGDCMTVTGKTLAENVADLPGLKEGQKIVRPISDPIKKTGHIRILRGNVATEGAVAKITGKEGLVFSGPALCYDSEEEMLTGLENKEIKGGEVIVIRYEGPKGGPGMPEMLTPTSAIVGAGLGDKVALMTDGRFSGGSHGFIIGHVTPEAQEGGTIGLLQNGDQITIDAEKNRIDVDLSDEELENRRKNWNAPAYKFNRGTLYKYIKNVKSASEGCVTDE from the coding sequence ATGTCCGCTCCATTGAATAAGTACAGTGCCCATATCACCCAGCCGCGAAGTCAGGGAGCGTCTCAGGCCATGCTTTACGGCACCGGCATGAGCGAAGAGGACATGAATCGGGCACAGGTCGGTATTGGCAGCGTGTGGTACGAAGGCAATACCTGTAATATGCACCTGCTCGATCTTGCCGCAAAAGTTAAAGAAGGTGTGCAGGCAGCCGGTCTCGTCGGTATGCGTTTTAATACCATCGGCGTGAGTGATGGGATTTCTATGGGGACCGACGGGATGTCATACTCACTGCAATCCCGCGATTTGATTGCAGACTCCATCGAAACTATTATGGGAGCACAATGGTACGATGGTCTGGTCACTTTGCCAGGGTGCGACAAAAACATGCCTGGTTGCATGATGGCGATGGGACGATTGAATCGTCCTTCTCTGATGGTTTATGGTGGAACCATTAAAGCCGGTTGTGGGTTGCAGAAAGAAAAGCTCGACATCGTTTCCGCTTTTCAGTCTTACGGGCAGTATCTGGCTGGCACAATTACCGAAGAAGAGCGAAAAGAAATTGTGAAGCGAAGTTGTCCTGGAGCAGGGGCTTGCGGTGGAATGTACACCGCCAACACAATGGCCTCAGCCATTGAAGCCCTCGGCATGTCGTTGCCTTACAGTTCTTCGATTCCTGCGGTCGATCCAGATAAGTATCAGGAATGCCTGGCTGCTGGAGCCGCTGTTAAGTATTTACTCGAACAGGATATCAAGCCACGGGATATCATGACCCGTGAAGCTTTTGAAAATGCTCTCGTCATCGTAATGGCCTTGGGAGGTTCTACAAATGCAGTGCTGCACTTGATCGCAATGGCACGAGCCGTCGATGTTCCGTTGACGATTGATGATTTTCAATCCGTCAGCGACCGGACACCATTCCTGGCCGACTTGAAACCTTCCGGCTTCTTTGTGCAGGAAGACTTACACAGCATCGGCGGTACGCCAGCAGTTCTAAAATATCTGATGGAAGAGGGATTCATCACTGGCGACTGCATGACGGTCACAGGCAAAACGCTGGCTGAGAATGTCGCTGATTTGCCTGGACTGAAAGAAGGCCAGAAAATCGTACGACCGATTTCTGATCCGATCAAGAAAACTGGACACATCCGCATCTTACGCGGCAACGTGGCCACGGAAGGAGCGGTTGCAAAGATCACCGGCAAAGAAGGTCTCGTCTTCTCCGGCCCGGCTCTCTGCTACGACAGCGAAGAGGAGATGCTCACTGGCCTCGAAAATAAGGAAATCAAAGGTGGTGAAGTCATCGTCATTCGCTATGAAGGCCCCAAAGGCGGCCCGGGGATGCCTGAGATGCTCACCCCGACTTCAGCCATCGTCGGAGCAGGGTTGGGAGATAAAGTCGCCTTAATGACCGATGGTCGCTTTTCAGGCGGATCGCACGGCTTCATCATTGGTCACGTGACACCCGAAGCTCAGGAGGGGGGCACAATCGGTCTGCTGCAAAATGGCGACCAGATTACGATTGATGCGGAAAAGAATCGAATTGATGTCGATCTCTCCGATGAAGAATTGGAAAATCGTCGAAAGAACTGGAATGCTCCGGCTTACAAGTTCAATCGCGGTACCCTCTACAAGTACATCAAAAACGTCAAAAGCGCCAGCGAAGGCTGCGTGACTGATGAGTAA